In the Chloroherpetonaceae bacterium genome, one interval contains:
- a CDS encoding inorganic phosphate transporter — MEALFDGSLTSGMMILLFLSLAIACGFEFVNGFHDTANAVATVIYTKSLKPVPSVVWSGIWNFLGVFLGGIAVAIGIINLLPVDLLVSSGTGAGMAMVLALLIGAVIWNVGTWYFGIPASSSHTLIGSILGVGLANSLLPGHIFGSGVNWSKAGEIGLSLLISPLIGFTLAALLLLLLKRLARNPKLHQAPEGDTPPPWWVRAILIFTCTGVSFAHGSNDGQKGVGLVMLILIGILPASYALNMDCSREQLTETLAASRELEEWVQHEMTAALIMPASLMASPVQQEKQSLFRTLKDNLRVVQAKLAGKSSVVEIPKEERFEIRKRILLITNAFSKLEKEKQLALPEEVLLSLKARLKALRNITEYAPTWVIVAIALSLGIGTMIGWKRIVVTVGEKIGKSHLTYSQGAAAEIVAMSTIGLSSLLGLPVSTTHVLSSGVAGTMVAQKAGIQVDVVRKIALAWLLTLPVSMLLAGTLFLMFRAILG, encoded by the coding sequence ATGGAAGCACTCTTTGATGGTTCGCTGACAAGCGGGATGATGATACTCCTATTTCTCTCACTAGCAATTGCGTGTGGGTTTGAGTTCGTCAATGGGTTTCACGATACAGCAAATGCTGTAGCCACTGTGATTTACACAAAATCCCTCAAACCAGTGCCTTCTGTAGTCTGGTCAGGTATCTGGAACTTTTTGGGAGTGTTTCTGGGCGGGATTGCTGTAGCAATCGGGATTATCAACCTCTTACCTGTGGATTTGCTGGTCTCGAGCGGCACTGGAGCAGGAATGGCAATGGTGCTTGCTTTGCTCATCGGCGCAGTGATTTGGAATGTAGGCACTTGGTATTTTGGCATTCCAGCTTCCAGCTCCCACACACTCATTGGTTCAATTTTAGGGGTGGGGCTGGCGAATTCGCTTTTGCCGGGGCACATTTTCGGAAGCGGGGTCAATTGGTCAAAAGCAGGAGAAATCGGACTGTCGCTGCTCATCTCACCGCTCATTGGTTTCACGCTGGCAGCGCTCTTGTTGCTCTTGCTCAAAAGGCTGGCACGAAACCCCAAACTGCATCAAGCGCCAGAAGGCGACACACCGCCTCCTTGGTGGGTGCGAGCGATCCTAATTTTCACTTGTACAGGTGTGAGCTTTGCACACGGTTCCAACGATGGACAAAAGGGCGTCGGCCTTGTGATGCTCATCCTCATCGGTATCTTGCCGGCCAGTTACGCCCTCAATATGGACTGCAGCAGGGAGCAGCTAACGGAGACACTGGCAGCCTCTCGAGAACTGGAAGAGTGGGTGCAGCACGAAATGACCGCAGCACTTATTATGCCTGCATCGCTGATGGCAAGTCCAGTGCAACAAGAAAAACAGTCGCTGTTTAGGACGCTCAAAGACAATTTGCGCGTGGTTCAAGCTAAGCTGGCAGGCAAATCTTCAGTGGTGGAAATTCCAAAAGAAGAACGCTTTGAAATTCGAAAGCGCATTTTGCTCATCACGAATGCATTCAGCAAGCTGGAAAAAGAAAAACAGCTTGCGTTACCAGAAGAAGTGCTGTTGTCGCTTAAAGCACGCCTAAAAGCCTTGCGCAACATTACGGAGTATGCTCCAACTTGGGTGATTGTAGCCATTGCGCTCTCACTTGGCATTGGCACAATGATTGGCTGGAAACGCATTGTGGTAACGGTAGGCGAGAAAATCGGAAAATCTCACCTCACTTATTCGCAAGGGGCTGCAGCTGAAATCGTTGCAATGAGCACAATTGGGCTGTCTTCACTCTTAGGCTTACCAGTCAGCACAACGCATGTGCTTTCATCTGGCGTAGCGGGCACAATGGTGGCACAAAAAGCGGGCATTCAAGTTGATGTAGTGCGCAAAATTGCGCTGGCTTGGCTTCTTACGCTCCCTGTCTCAATGCTTTTAGCAGGCACACTGTTCTTGATGTTCCGCGCCATCTTAGGCTGA
- a CDS encoding sugar phosphate nucleotidyltransferase, which translates to MKAIIPVAGVGSRLRPHTYTLPKVLLNVAGKPIIGHIIDKIIEEGIKEAIVVVGYLGDMIEEYLTRHYDIHFTFVEQEERLGLGHAIWITREHIGTDPIFIILGDTIFEVDLKDVFRREHSALGVKAVEDPRRFGVAEVQDGFITKLIEKPEHPTSNLAVVGLYFIKNPQLLMQCLSRNIEQNRRTKGEFQLTDALQAMIEAGEKFSTFPVDGWYDCGKPETLLSTNEKLLKSKSRYREIYGCVINPPVFIAEDAEIENSIIGPYATIASKAVVKNSLVQNSIVGEQARVTSMLLNESIIGNNAIVRGKARRVNIGDSSEVDLS; encoded by the coding sequence ATGAAAGCCATCATTCCCGTTGCAGGGGTGGGTAGCCGTTTGCGTCCTCACACCTACACGCTGCCCAAAGTTCTGCTTAATGTCGCTGGCAAACCAATTATCGGGCACATTATTGACAAAATTATTGAGGAAGGCATTAAAGAAGCGATTGTCGTGGTCGGATACTTGGGCGATATGATTGAAGAGTATCTCACACGCCACTATGACATTCACTTCACCTTTGTTGAGCAGGAAGAACGACTGGGTCTGGGACATGCTATCTGGATTACACGCGAGCACATCGGCACTGACCCCATTTTCATCATTTTAGGCGACACGATTTTTGAAGTTGACCTCAAAGATGTCTTTCGTCGTGAGCACTCTGCCTTGGGTGTCAAAGCCGTCGAAGACCCACGTCGATTTGGCGTGGCAGAGGTGCAAGATGGGTTCATCACGAAGCTCATTGAAAAGCCCGAACACCCTACCTCTAACCTTGCAGTGGTTGGGCTCTACTTTATCAAAAATCCTCAGCTACTGATGCAGTGCCTTAGCCGAAACATTGAGCAGAATCGTCGCACCAAAGGGGAGTTTCAATTGACCGATGCCCTTCAAGCCATGATTGAAGCGGGCGAGAAGTTTTCTACCTTCCCTGTCGACGGCTGGTATGACTGCGGCAAGCCAGAAACACTGCTTTCGACCAATGAAAAACTGCTTAAATCCAAATCGCGCTACCGAGAAATTTACGGCTGTGTTATCAATCCGCCTGTTTTTATTGCCGAAGATGCAGAAATTGAGAATTCTATTATCGGTCCATATGCGACGATTGCCAGTAAAGCAGTGGTGAAAAATTCACTCGTGCAAAACTCAATTGTGGGTGAGCAAGCTCGAGTAACTTCAATGTTGCTCAACGAGTCTATTATCGGCAACAATGCAATTGTGCGTGGCAAGGCGCGACGCGTCAATATCGGAGACTCTTCAGAAGTGGATTTAAGCTAA
- a CDS encoding 5-formyltetrahydrofolate cyclo-ligase: MESSLRQVLEERAAIRSRMAEQRAALSEAEWLLRSQKIFEVLKSDSTLQRARVVHCFISIAKRREVNTEPILKWLQEQGKEVLVPVMKARNLLSARFLGMDKLASGVFEVLEPIDRTPVDDSQIEVVLTPLLACDRSGNRLGYGKGFYDNFFSRLASMGVSPRKIGLAFSFQILDHIPQIHEKEHKDIPLDAIATETGLIEVVRQST, translated from the coding sequence ATGGAGTCTTCTCTTCGGCAAGTCTTAGAAGAGCGTGCGGCTATTCGCTCTCGAATGGCTGAGCAACGTGCAGCGCTCAGCGAAGCTGAGTGGCTTTTGCGTAGCCAAAAAATTTTCGAGGTGCTGAAAAGCGATTCAACCCTGCAGCGCGCCCGTGTCGTGCACTGCTTTATTTCTATCGCTAAGCGGCGAGAAGTCAACACCGAGCCTATTTTGAAGTGGCTGCAAGAGCAAGGCAAAGAAGTGCTTGTGCCTGTTATGAAGGCTCGCAACTTGCTTAGCGCCCGCTTTCTTGGAATGGACAAATTAGCCAGTGGTGTCTTTGAAGTGTTAGAGCCAATTGACCGCACACCTGTTGACGATTCGCAAATTGAAGTGGTGCTCACCCCGCTTTTAGCCTGCGACCGCTCTGGCAATCGATTGGGTTACGGCAAAGGGTTTTACGACAATTTCTTTTCTCGTCTTGCTTCAATGGGGGTTTCGCCACGCAAAATCGGACTAGCATTTTCTTTCCAAATCTTAGACCATATCCCACAAATCCATGAAAAAGAGCACAAGGATATTCCACTTGATGCAATTGCTACGGAGACTGGCTTAATTGAAGTTGTGCGTCAATCCACTTGA
- a CDS encoding aspartate aminotransferase family protein: MKSMRNDLPKVTSQELLQRRNKVVPKAMQMNYAIDAAFAKGAVFYSHDGKEYIDFSGGIGVLNAGHCPPPVVKAIARQSRKLMHTFFNQLTHEPYIRLAEKLIELFPHGEETKVMMVNSGAEAVENAVKIARQATKRNAVICFTGGFHGRTLLGMTLTSKVSYKQHCGPFAPEVYRLPFPDYYHNAVRGQSFEEFVDQEIAKLKKYFSSVVAPNEVAAVIIEPVQGEGGFYVTPYRYMKALREICDEHGIVLILDEVQSGFGRTGRWAAYEHYDIIPDLSTWAKSIGSGIPIACVIGKASVMDKAAPGTLGGTYAGNPVACAAALATIEYMEKININAKGERIGKIIFNFFKKLQRQCKAIGDVRGLGAMVAIELVKNQDPNQPDAELTTKLVRACAERGLFIISAGVYGNVIRVLCPLVITDAQLKKGLNILGEELMRLTASPMPIATPQRQAVQPSA; this comes from the coding sequence ATGAAGTCAATGCGTAACGATTTACCCAAAGTGACATCGCAAGAATTGCTGCAAAGGCGGAATAAGGTTGTCCCCAAAGCAATGCAGATGAACTATGCAATTGATGCAGCCTTTGCTAAGGGAGCAGTCTTTTACTCGCACGATGGAAAAGAATACATTGACTTTTCTGGTGGCATTGGGGTGCTAAACGCAGGGCACTGTCCGCCGCCTGTCGTGAAAGCTATTGCACGCCAGTCGAGAAAGCTAATGCACACCTTCTTCAATCAACTGACGCATGAACCCTACATAAGGCTGGCTGAAAAACTCATTGAACTTTTCCCGCACGGCGAAGAAACCAAAGTGATGATGGTGAACTCTGGCGCAGAAGCCGTCGAAAATGCTGTCAAAATTGCGCGGCAGGCGACTAAACGCAACGCAGTGATTTGTTTTACAGGTGGTTTTCATGGTCGCACCCTGCTCGGCATGACGCTCACATCCAAAGTCTCCTACAAGCAGCACTGCGGCCCGTTTGCGCCAGAAGTGTATCGACTGCCTTTCCCTGACTACTACCACAATGCCGTGAGAGGGCAATCGTTTGAAGAGTTTGTTGACCAAGAAATCGCTAAGCTGAAGAAGTATTTCAGCTCAGTGGTTGCGCCAAATGAAGTAGCGGCGGTCATCATTGAGCCTGTGCAGGGTGAAGGCGGTTTTTATGTAACGCCCTACCGCTACATGAAGGCCCTAAGAGAGATATGCGATGAGCACGGCATTGTGCTGATTCTTGATGAAGTGCAGAGCGGATTTGGCAGAACAGGTAGGTGGGCAGCCTACGAACACTATGACATCATACCTGACCTCTCAACTTGGGCCAAATCAATAGGGTCTGGGATTCCTATCGCTTGCGTCATTGGGAAGGCGTCCGTGATGGACAAAGCAGCGCCAGGTACATTAGGTGGCACATATGCAGGCAATCCAGTAGCGTGTGCCGCCGCTTTAGCGACCATTGAGTATATGGAGAAAATTAACATCAACGCAAAAGGCGAGCGGATTGGAAAAATCATCTTTAACTTTTTCAAAAAGCTGCAGCGGCAATGCAAGGCAATTGGCGATGTGAGAGGCTTAGGAGCAATGGTCGCCATCGAGCTGGTCAAAAATCAAGACCCAAATCAGCCCGATGCGGAACTCACCACAAAGCTGGTGCGCGCGTGCGCCGAAAGGGGACTGTTTATTATTTCAGCTGGCGTGTATGGTAATGTGATTCGAGTGCTATGCCCACTGGTGATTACCGATGCGCAGCTTAAAAAAGGATTGAACATCTTAGGAGAGGAGCTGATGAGACTGACAGCAAGCCCTATGCCGATAGCTACACCACAAAGGCAAGCGGTTCAACCTTCTGCCTGA
- a CDS encoding aldehyde dehydrogenase family protein, giving the protein MKHYQMFINGEWVNAADGGTRQIIDPANGEVLATVPEATSEDVDKAVKAARYAFDHTNWGSSDNALNRARLLNALADKLRENASFFAELDTRNCGKPIAESEIDVADSANCFDYYAGLATKIMGETVAVPANMQSMVLREPVGVCAQIIPWNYPLLMATWKIAPALAAGCTVVLKPSELTPLSALELARLAQEVGIPAGVLNVITGVGETAGAALVSHPDIDKIAFTGGTDTGVKIMAAAAKGIKRVTLELGGKNPAIVFADADLNKAIEWVAFAGFANQGEVCSAGSRILVERPIYNEVIERVKKIAEGIKLGHGLERDVKMGPLVSKEQYDKVMHYIKKALEEGDRLVCGGKHPEGAEYQKGFFIEPTIFADVKPDHTLFRDEVFGPVMSFTPFDSEEEAIALANQTEYGLAAGIFTENIARAHRVMKQIRAGIVWVNCYHPTFNELPWGGFKKSGIGRELGKYGLEAYLETKQVSINLDSGKLGWYEVNA; this is encoded by the coding sequence ATGAAACACTACCAGATGTTCATCAATGGAGAGTGGGTCAATGCGGCTGATGGGGGCACGCGTCAGATTATTGACCCAGCAAACGGTGAAGTGCTTGCCACTGTGCCCGAAGCAACCAGTGAAGATGTGGACAAAGCCGTAAAAGCAGCGCGTTACGCCTTCGACCATACTAATTGGGGCAGTAGCGACAATGCGCTGAACCGTGCCAGACTGCTAAATGCACTAGCAGACAAGCTGCGTGAAAACGCCAGCTTTTTTGCTGAGCTGGACACACGAAACTGCGGTAAGCCGATTGCTGAGTCGGAAATCGATGTGGCAGATTCAGCCAACTGCTTTGATTACTATGCGGGCTTAGCTACAAAAATCATGGGTGAGACAGTGGCAGTGCCTGCAAATATGCAAAGTATGGTATTGCGTGAGCCTGTGGGCGTGTGCGCCCAGATTATTCCTTGGAACTACCCCTTGCTGATGGCAACATGGAAAATCGCCCCAGCACTGGCGGCTGGCTGCACCGTGGTCTTAAAGCCCTCTGAACTAACCCCGCTTTCCGCCTTAGAGCTGGCGAGATTAGCGCAAGAGGTCGGCATTCCCGCAGGTGTGCTGAACGTGATAACAGGGGTCGGTGAAACCGCTGGTGCAGCGCTGGTCAGTCACCCTGACATTGACAAAATTGCGTTCACAGGTGGCACCGACACAGGTGTGAAGATCATGGCTGCTGCCGCCAAAGGCATCAAAAGAGTCACGCTGGAGCTGGGCGGCAAAAATCCTGCAATTGTCTTTGCCGATGCAGACCTAAACAAGGCGATTGAGTGGGTAGCCTTTGCTGGATTTGCAAACCAAGGAGAAGTATGCTCCGCTGGTTCACGAATTCTGGTAGAGCGCCCTATTTACAATGAAGTCATTGAGAGAGTGAAGAAAATTGCAGAAGGCATTAAGCTGGGACATGGGCTGGAGAGAGATGTAAAGATGGGACCATTGGTCTCGAAGGAGCAGTATGACAAGGTGATGCATTACATCAAGAAAGCACTGGAAGAGGGAGATAGGCTGGTTTGCGGTGGCAAACACCCTGAGGGCGCAGAGTATCAAAAGGGCTTCTTTATTGAACCAACCATTTTTGCCGATGTCAAACCCGACCACACACTTTTCCGCGATGAAGTGTTCGGGCCTGTAATGTCCTTTACGCCATTCGATAGCGAAGAAGAGGCCATCGCGCTGGCTAATCAGACCGAATATGGGCTGGCGGCAGGCATTTTCACGGAAAACATCGCCAGAGCACATCGAGTGATGAAACAAATCCGAGCCGGAATTGTCTGGGTAAATTGCTACCACCCCACCTTCAATGAATTGCCTTGGGGCGGTTTCAAGAAGTCAGGCATCGGTCGTGAGCTAGGCAAATACGGTCTGGAAGCCTATCTGGAAACGAAGCAAGTAAGTATCAATCTGGACTCTGGAAAATTAGGCTGGTATGAAGTCAATGCGTAA
- a CDS encoding ABC transporter ATP-binding protein, with protein MSLQLVKISKSFGNNLVIPELSLEILDGEFITLLGPSGCGKTTLLRMIAGFELPSSGSVVLDGEDITPLPPYRRNVNTVFQNYALFPHLNVFENVAYGLRQKGIRGEELKKQVMAVLEKVQMVDFINRKPRELSGGQQQRVALARAIVNKPKVLLLDEPLSALDLKLRKQMQIELKQLHRELGMTFVFVTHDQEEALTMSDRIAVMNKGVIEQLADPQTLYERPRTKFVADFIGENNTLIGEVHNGVFKGKGFELPVQTEVRGKAMLFIRPEHIFFNIRSQEGIKVRIVDKTFLGNMWRIRCETLGQECIDVTIKPDEVEKLSDLSEAYIVWRQDKANIINYSL; from the coding sequence ATGAGTCTGCAACTGGTCAAAATATCTAAGTCGTTTGGAAACAATTTGGTCATTCCCGAACTCAGTTTGGAAATTCTTGATGGAGAGTTTATCACGCTACTGGGACCGAGCGGTTGCGGCAAGACCACCTTGCTGCGCATGATTGCAGGCTTTGAACTACCAAGCTCAGGTTCTGTGGTGTTGGACGGAGAAGACATCACGCCGTTGCCGCCTTACCGCCGAAATGTCAATACTGTTTTTCAGAACTATGCACTGTTTCCGCATCTTAATGTGTTTGAAAATGTAGCCTACGGTCTGAGGCAAAAGGGCATCAGAGGCGAGGAGCTAAAGAAACAGGTGATGGCAGTGCTTGAAAAAGTTCAGATGGTAGATTTTATCAATCGCAAGCCCAGAGAACTCTCTGGCGGTCAGCAGCAACGTGTTGCACTAGCCAGAGCAATTGTCAACAAGCCAAAAGTCTTGCTGCTTGATGAACCACTAAGCGCCCTTGACCTCAAGCTAAGAAAGCAAATGCAGATTGAACTGAAGCAGCTACATAGAGAGTTAGGCATGACCTTTGTGTTTGTTACGCACGACCAAGAAGAAGCCCTGACAATGTCAGACCGTATTGCGGTGATGAACAAAGGCGTCATTGAGCAGCTTGCTGACCCACAAACCTTGTATGAAAGACCCAGAACAAAGTTTGTCGCTGACTTCATCGGTGAAAACAATACGCTGATTGGTGAGGTGCATAACGGCGTCTTCAAAGGAAAAGGATTTGAGCTGCCTGTTCAGACAGAGGTGCGTGGTAAAGCGATGCTCTTCATTCGTCCCGAACACATCTTTTTCAACATTCGCTCCCAAGAGGGTATTAAAGTCAGGATTGTGGATAAAACCTTTTTAGGCAATATGTGGCGTATTCGCTGTGAGACATTGGGACAAGAATGCATAGATGTAACGATTAAGCCAGATGAAGTGGAAAAACTCAGTGACCTCAGCGAAGCCTACATCGTCTGGCGGCAAGACAAGGCTAACATCATCAATTACTCACTATGA
- a CDS encoding ABC transporter permease yields MKQRPDLISVLIALAAFAVMSFIYFPLVTVVIYSFNIDTVNSFPMRGVSLKWYEIAFSNSALLQSLKISIAVALSGTLMALVIGTTGALAMHKYDFPFKRFFERVILLPITLPGILTGVAMLSFFPLIGIKLSLTAVVIGHTTFLISIVLTQIYARLRRLDPFLEEAAADLGSNRWQTFWKVTLPNIRTALIGAALLSFTLSLDEIPVTFFLIARENTLPIEIYTMLRRGITPEVNAISTVIFAISLFALLLFVKLGEKQASTVV; encoded by the coding sequence ATGAAACAGCGTCCTGACCTTATAAGTGTGTTGATAGCGCTGGCAGCCTTTGCCGTGATGAGCTTTATATACTTCCCGCTGGTTACAGTCGTCATATACTCCTTTAACATTGACACTGTAAATTCCTTCCCGATGCGCGGCGTTTCACTCAAGTGGTATGAAATTGCATTTTCCAATTCGGCGCTGCTGCAAAGCCTAAAAATTAGCATTGCAGTGGCGCTGTCAGGAACGCTGATGGCGCTTGTGATCGGCACGACTGGCGCATTAGCGATGCACAAATATGACTTCCCGTTCAAGCGTTTCTTTGAGCGTGTCATTCTCCTGCCCATCACCTTGCCCGGTATCTTGACAGGTGTGGCGATGCTATCTTTCTTCCCACTTATTGGCATTAAGCTCTCGCTAACTGCTGTCGTGATTGGACACACCACATTTTTAATCAGCATCGTGCTCACACAAATCTATGCGCGGCTAAGGCGACTGGATCCATTTTTGGAAGAAGCAGCAGCGGATTTAGGCTCGAACCGCTGGCAAACTTTTTGGAAAGTAACATTGCCGAACATTAGAACCGCACTAATTGGGGCAGCCTTGCTGTCCTTTACGTTGTCGCTAGATGAAATTCCCGTAACCTTCTTTCTTATTGCCAGAGAAAACACATTGCCAATTGAGATTTACACTATGCTGCGGCGCGGCATCACGCCAGAAGTCAATGCAATTTCCACAGTGATATTTGCGATTTCTCTCTTTGCGCTTTTGCTCTTTGTCAAACTCGGTGAAAAACAGGCATCAACGGTGGTATGA
- a CDS encoding ABC transporter permease, with protein sequence MQKKLELNFWLLFLPLGIWLTLFLILPYLRVFAQSFYTTNDFGVLQPDLTLESYTKFFTKELYRSTLIRTFGLSASVTTAGLLLSIPLAYYIAFKVEKNKTLLYTLIVLPLWVSYIVRAYAWKIILGKEGILNSFLIFTGIVKEPISALLYSDLAVVIGMTHIYTPFVLMPIYTAFEQIPKYLVEASKDLGANRITTFFKIVLPLSLPGIIAGATFAFVLSLGDFLAPALLGGVETLFIANIFQNMFGTSNDKPLGSAIGIVMLIVVTIVLEVSAWAEKKFASFQSQRL encoded by the coding sequence ATGCAAAAGAAGCTAGAGCTCAATTTTTGGTTGCTTTTTCTGCCGCTCGGAATCTGGTTGACGCTGTTTTTGATTTTGCCATATCTCAGGGTATTTGCGCAAAGTTTTTACACCACTAACGATTTTGGAGTCTTGCAGCCTGACCTAACCTTAGAGTCATACACGAAGTTTTTCACCAAAGAACTGTATCGCTCTACGCTCATTCGGACATTTGGTCTATCGGCTAGTGTAACCACAGCAGGCTTACTGCTTAGTATTCCGCTAGCTTATTACATCGCATTCAAGGTCGAAAAGAACAAAACGCTGCTTTATACATTAATCGTCTTGCCGCTTTGGGTGAGTTATATCGTTAGGGCATATGCTTGGAAAATTATCTTGGGCAAAGAGGGTATCTTGAATTCCTTCCTGATATTTACAGGCATCGTCAAAGAGCCAATTAGCGCGTTGCTCTACAGCGACTTGGCAGTGGTGATAGGTATGACACATATCTACACGCCCTTTGTGCTGATGCCGATATACACAGCCTTTGAACAAATTCCGAAATACTTGGTCGAAGCCTCCAAAGACTTAGGCGCAAACCGCATAACGACCTTCTTCAAAATTGTGCTGCCTCTAAGCTTGCCCGGCATTATTGCAGGGGCAACGTTCGCTTTTGTGCTCTCTCTGGGCGATTTTCTAGCTCCAGCCCTGCTCGGTGGCGTAGAAACGCTCTTTATTGCCAACATTTTTCAAAATATGTTTGGCACATCTAACGATAAACCTTTAGGCTCTGCAATTGGTATCGTGATGCTCATCGTGGTGACGATAGTGCTGGAAGTGTCTGCTTGGGCTGAAAAGAAATTTGCTTCGTTTCAATCGCAACGACTATGA
- a CDS encoding ABC transporter substrate-binding protein, with the protein MRTANKLILLLGIIGLLSSCGGGKSDKPTSEKATTANFAGKTLNILCWEGYAHELFTKPFEQKYGCTVKGTYFGSSDELISKLTAGGGEVYDIVSPSADMAQALIEQGLVQPIDIKKITHYDSLAPKLRAMQDVIKDGKVYGVPFTWGPDYLVYNADEVKNPDSWMIFFDPKYKGKIALWDDISSLYLAAIWLGFDKPDKSAIYNMTEEQLAAVKAKLLELKPHVRKFWMTAGELDNLMKNKEVVAAVGWPITPATLSKEGLNIKGIVPKEGATGWIDRLMITKTSPNVELAHLWIDYITQAENMAKVAKVTNYSVANPGAARYLTPEELELTQMNNTNYYFERINFWQYVKNRKRYNEVWNEVKGGVQ; encoded by the coding sequence ATGAGGACGGCAAACAAACTAATCCTGTTGCTTGGCATCATTGGCTTGCTAAGCAGCTGCGGTGGAGGCAAATCGGACAAACCGACATCTGAAAAAGCCACAACTGCTAATTTTGCAGGCAAAACACTTAACATTCTCTGTTGGGAAGGGTATGCCCACGAACTCTTCACCAAGCCCTTCGAGCAAAAATACGGCTGCACTGTGAAGGGAACGTATTTTGGTTCTTCCGATGAGCTAATCTCTAAGCTGACAGCAGGTGGTGGTGAAGTCTATGACATTGTGTCCCCTTCTGCTGATATGGCACAGGCGCTCATTGAGCAAGGTTTGGTGCAACCTATTGACATAAAGAAAATTACGCACTACGACTCCCTTGCGCCAAAGCTCCGAGCAATGCAAGACGTCATCAAAGATGGCAAAGTGTATGGTGTGCCGTTCACTTGGGGGCCGGATTATCTGGTCTATAATGCAGACGAGGTCAAAAATCCAGATTCTTGGATGATTTTCTTTGACCCCAAGTATAAGGGCAAAATTGCTTTGTGGGACGATATTTCCAGTCTCTACTTAGCGGCAATATGGCTGGGCTTCGATAAGCCTGATAAAAGCGCCATTTACAATATGACCGAAGAGCAACTGGCAGCCGTCAAAGCCAAGCTCCTCGAGCTAAAGCCACACGTGCGTAAGTTCTGGATGACGGCAGGTGAGCTGGACAACCTCATGAAAAACAAGGAAGTGGTAGCGGCGGTAGGCTGGCCAATTACACCTGCTACGCTCTCTAAAGAAGGTCTCAACATCAAAGGCATTGTGCCAAAAGAAGGTGCAACAGGCTGGATTGACCGACTGATGATTACCAAGACCTCGCCAAATGTAGAGCTGGCGCATCTATGGATAGACTACATCACGCAAGCCGAAAACATGGCAAAGGTGGCCAAAGTGACGAACTACTCTGTGGCAAACCCTGGCGCCGCCCGATACCTTACGCCAGAAGAGCTCGAACTGACGCAGATGAATAACACGAACTACTACTTCGAGCGCATCAATTTCTGGCAGTATGTCAAAAACCGAAAGCGCTACAACGAAGTCTGGAATGAAGTCAAAGGAGGCGTGCAGTAA
- a CDS encoding cation diffusion facilitator family transporter, whose translation MEHNQAIYLRRLEIGKSAQQSLAVATAITTSIFLMELVGGFLSGSLALLADAGHMATDVLALGLGWVAIWFAKKPATPERTYGYYRVEILAALANGTLLCALSLVICYEAILRFSEPKDISLEQMMGFGAAGLLANLASACLLHKSSKASVNVRAAYLHVLSDLLGSVGVVIGALVMRLTGWLVVDPLISLLIAGLIVRSAWGVVVEAVDVLLESVPKEVNFAEVETALRRMEYVRDLHDLHIWSITSGVNALSCHIVVERYDCSERLILAINKMLKERFGIEHVTIQLETAKVQSEIRHRSIAESVAARERKPCHSHHSH comes from the coding sequence GTGGAACACAATCAAGCCATTTACCTTAGGCGGCTGGAAATAGGGAAATCTGCACAGCAGAGTTTAGCCGTTGCGACTGCCATTACCACCAGCATTTTCCTAATGGAGCTGGTAGGAGGATTTCTTAGCGGCAGCTTGGCACTGCTGGCTGATGCAGGACACATGGCAACCGATGTGCTAGCACTCGGACTGGGTTGGGTAGCTATCTGGTTTGCCAAAAAGCCAGCCACTCCAGAACGCACTTACGGTTACTATCGCGTAGAGATTTTAGCAGCCCTTGCAAATGGCACGCTGCTTTGTGCGCTCTCACTGGTGATTTGCTATGAAGCGATTTTACGCTTTAGTGAGCCAAAGGATATTTCTCTTGAGCAAATGATGGGATTTGGTGCAGCAGGGCTGCTAGCAAATCTGGCGTCAGCGTGTCTGCTCCACAAATCAAGCAAGGCAAGCGTGAATGTGCGAGCGGCGTATCTGCATGTGCTAAGCGACTTGTTAGGGTCAGTGGGCGTGGTGATTGGAGCGCTGGTGATGCGACTGACAGGCTGGCTGGTTGTCGACCCCCTGATTAGCCTGTTGATTGCAGGATTAATTGTGCGAAGCGCTTGGGGCGTAGTAGTGGAGGCGGTTGATGTGCTCTTAGAGTCTGTCCCGAAAGAAGTGAATTTTGCAGAAGTTGAGACCGCGCTGCGACGAATGGAATATGTCCGTGATTTACACGACCTGCATATTTGGTCTATCACCTCAGGCGTCAATGCGCTCAGTTGCCACATTGTCGTGGAACGGTATGATTGCAGCGAAAGGCTAATTTTGGCAATTAACAAAATGCTGAAAGAGCGCTTCGGCATTGAGCATGTAACGATTCAGTTAGAGACAGCGAAAGTGCAGTCTGAGATTCGGCATCGCTCAATAGCAGAAAGCGTGGCAGCCAGAGAGCGCAAGCCTTGTCACTCCCACCACTCACACTAA